The Leptospirales bacterium genome has a window encoding:
- a CDS encoding alpha/beta fold hydrolase: MDLDQSTRRRRIAGASALLAFAAVAAFALLYNPLAYQKPTLPAPQDFEAFLQERLAESRRVGVRPGNEERLQRYSAGRSREAILYIHGFGASRAEGEEIVDQVAAERRANTYYMRLPGHGASMEEHARHGFRDYLDAVEEAFAAMPLLGERTILVGSSTGALLAMYLAAQYPDRVKALIINSPLIDYRNKLAAILGVPGGIYIAHALYGEVRDAGWGDDPERRRVDGYEDHWLVRQRYEAAVELDKLRRSLAAPKTYGRIVAPTLMLYYYEDEDHQDGTVAVSSMLEAFAQFGKFSRPSPLNRAAAISDSNHIMLSHYVRTNKTDALQEIRAFLADLESQERGAAP; the protein is encoded by the coding sequence ATGGATCTCGATCAGTCAACACGACGCCGACGCATTGCAGGCGCCTCGGCGCTGCTGGCCTTTGCGGCGGTCGCGGCCTTTGCGCTGCTCTACAATCCGCTTGCCTACCAGAAGCCGACGCTGCCGGCGCCACAAGACTTCGAAGCATTCTTACAGGAACGGCTGGCAGAAAGCCGGCGCGTTGGCGTTCGCCCGGGAAATGAAGAGCGGCTGCAACGTTACAGCGCCGGTCGCAGCAGGGAGGCCATACTCTATATCCACGGCTTTGGCGCCTCGCGCGCCGAGGGCGAGGAAATTGTCGATCAGGTAGCCGCCGAGCGACGGGCCAATACCTACTACATGCGTCTGCCGGGCCATGGCGCCAGCATGGAAGAGCATGCCCGACATGGCTTCCGCGATTACCTGGACGCTGTGGAAGAGGCCTTTGCGGCCATGCCGCTCCTGGGCGAGCGTACCATCCTGGTTGGTTCGAGCACCGGCGCACTGCTGGCCATGTATCTTGCTGCTCAATACCCGGATCGCGTCAAGGCTCTGATCATCAATTCGCCGCTGATCGACTACCGCAACAAGCTGGCGGCGATCCTTGGCGTCCCCGGCGGCATCTACATTGCACACGCCCTCTACGGCGAGGTCCGCGACGCCGGCTGGGGCGACGATCCGGAGCGGCGGCGCGTCGATGGCTACGAAGATCACTGGCTGGTGCGGCAGCGCTACGAAGCCGCCGTCGAACTGGATAAACTGCGACGCAGTCTGGCGGCGCCGAAGACCTATGGTCGAATCGTAGCGCCAACGCTGATGCTTTACTACTACGAGGATGAGGATCATCAGGACGGGACAGTTGCCGTCTCTTCGATGCTTGAGGCCTTTGCCCAGTTTGGCAAATTCAGCCGGCCCTCGCCGCTCAACCGCGCCGCCGCAATTTCGGACAGCAACCATATCATGCTCAGTCACTATGTGCGTACTAACAAAACGGACGCGCTGCAGGAGATACGGGCTTTTCTGGCGGATCTCGAAAGCCAGGAGAGAGGCGCCGCCCCTTGA
- a CDS encoding TIGR03936 family radical SAM-associated protein produces MRLAAPAPDSTAVADVRPFGPPLQFVERHLLRPLWQKALRPGRYTGGEFGLAAGNPRQATVRVALSYPDTYELGMSNQGLKILYDAVNRRPDYIADRIFLPWPDFADQLQAHALPLYSLDHFLAAGSFDLWGFNTAHEMHFTNLCYALSLAGSPILRTRRGAHDPIVITGGTAVSNPLPLFDFMDGIFLGDGEEALLEMCDIIAAGKAAGKTRAAILDDLGAVQGLLLPHRYAIEAPPDAQSYPRYRGPLVQKRDFFNKSYAMLEHIVLPSIEVTQDRLVLEVNRGCGQGCRFCHAGFWKRPVRNTEVTTLINNASRLLERTGADSISLHSLSIADYPYLEELVTGLANRHGPDGVSLSLPSLRVQVKTIPVLEMTAGIRKSNVTFALEAGSELQRERIRKKSSEENLHYLIREIYSRGWDLVKVYFMMGLPDRDGSEIEDLVRALNALGQLAEECGERKRVNVTVSLFVPKPFTTFQWEAQATPEYFRRGLARLKSGLKSRRVALKGPAPEMAYVEGLLSRADHRAGALILEAFQRGARFDSWDEQFKAELWMELIAGLAPERRALWMERKPGGMAMPWHDLIQGKAMNLDLLSRDFAKFEGVTAENMKPPHPQALQESDFPPELLKPVSMPENKFERRAYLELDYQRLDPFIYVSHLEGAEVLRKALRRARAPMTFSRGFNKHEKLHFTDSLPLYFYSESEKIYVELYEIPDLEALTERLKSQLPGGLTLNSLQLLEAAPDLRAAELHPRRYRLEFEDAARAARACQALQSAPPSLAFEKLDRKKKRVHKLKRGQSRMRAMERALGAALSDIDLDGSHLRFTLQAPGGGAISLTDLLVQYLELPVSEWNVQLRIVKEASSV; encoded by the coding sequence ATGCGTCTTGCGGCCCCGGCACCCGATTCAACAGCAGTAGCGGATGTCCGCCCCTTTGGGCCGCCGTTGCAGTTTGTAGAGCGGCATTTGCTGCGACCGCTCTGGCAGAAGGCGCTTCGACCCGGCCGTTACACCGGCGGCGAGTTTGGTCTGGCCGCCGGCAATCCGCGCCAGGCGACGGTGCGCGTGGCGCTCAGTTATCCGGACACCTATGAGCTGGGCATGTCCAATCAGGGTCTGAAGATCCTCTACGACGCAGTCAATCGTCGTCCGGACTACATCGCCGATCGCATTTTTCTGCCGTGGCCCGATTTTGCCGATCAGTTGCAGGCCCATGCCCTGCCGCTCTACTCCCTCGATCATTTCCTGGCCGCCGGCAGCTTTGATCTGTGGGGCTTCAATACCGCGCATGAGATGCACTTCACCAATCTTTGCTATGCGCTATCGCTGGCCGGTTCGCCGATCCTGCGCACAAGGCGCGGCGCGCACGATCCGATCGTAATTACCGGCGGAACCGCCGTATCCAATCCGCTGCCGCTCTTTGATTTCATGGACGGCATCTTTCTTGGCGATGGCGAAGAGGCCTTGCTGGAAATGTGCGACATCATCGCTGCCGGCAAAGCGGCGGGCAAGACGCGCGCGGCGATTCTGGATGATCTCGGGGCGGTGCAGGGCTTGCTCCTGCCGCATCGCTACGCCATCGAGGCGCCGCCGGATGCCCAAAGTTACCCCCGCTACCGCGGGCCCCTGGTGCAAAAGCGCGACTTCTTCAACAAATCATATGCGATGTTAGAACATATAGTTCTTCCAAGCATCGAGGTGACCCAGGACCGACTGGTGCTGGAGGTCAATCGCGGCTGCGGTCAGGGCTGTCGCTTCTGTCATGCCGGATTCTGGAAGCGACCGGTGCGTAATACGGAAGTGACCACTCTTATCAATAACGCCTCGCGGCTGCTGGAGCGAACGGGCGCCGACTCCATTTCGCTGCACTCGCTGTCCATCGCCGATTATCCCTATCTGGAAGAGCTGGTCACGGGCCTTGCCAATCGGCACGGTCCGGATGGCGTCTCGCTGTCGCTGCCCAGCCTGCGCGTGCAGGTCAAGACCATACCGGTGCTGGAGATGACCGCCGGCATTCGCAAGAGCAACGTGACCTTCGCTCTGGAAGCGGGCAGCGAATTACAGCGCGAACGGATTCGAAAAAAGTCAAGCGAAGAGAATCTGCACTACCTGATTCGTGAAATCTACAGTCGCGGCTGGGATCTGGTAAAGGTCTACTTCATGATGGGCTTGCCCGACCGCGATGGAAGCGAAATCGAGGACCTGGTGCGCGCGCTCAATGCCCTTGGCCAGCTGGCCGAGGAGTGCGGGGAGCGCAAGCGCGTCAACGTAACAGTCTCGCTGTTTGTTCCTAAGCCATTCACAACGTTTCAATGGGAGGCGCAGGCCACGCCGGAGTACTTCCGCAGGGGCCTGGCGCGCCTGAAGTCGGGCTTGAAGAGCCGGCGCGTCGCGTTGAAGGGTCCGGCGCCGGAGATGGCCTACGTCGAGGGGCTGCTCTCGCGCGCCGATCACCGCGCCGGAGCGCTGATTCTGGAGGCCTTCCAGCGCGGCGCGCGCTTTGATTCCTGGGATGAGCAATTCAAGGCCGAGCTCTGGATGGAGTTGATTGCCGGCCTGGCGCCCGAGCGACGCGCGCTGTGGATGGAACGCAAGCCCGGCGGTATGGCCATGCCCTGGCACGATCTGATTCAGGGCAAGGCGATGAATCTGGATCTGCTCAGCCGCGACTTTGCTAAATTCGAGGGCGTGACGGCCGAGAACATGAAGCCGCCGCATCCCCAGGCCTTGCAGGAGTCCGATTTCCCGCCCGAGCTTTTGAAGCCGGTCAGCATGCCCGAGAACAAGTTCGAGCGCCGCGCTTATCTGGAGCTGGATTACCAGCGTCTGGATCCTTTTATCTACGTGTCCCACCTGGAGGGAGCGGAGGTCTTGCGCAAGGCCTTGCGGCGCGCTCGCGCGCCGATGACCTTCAGCCGCGGCTTCAACAAACACGAGAAGCTGCATTTCACCGATTCGCTGCCGCTCTATTTCTACAGTGAATCTGAAAAAATATATGTGGAACTATATGAAATTCCGGATCTGGAGGCGTTGACCGAGCGCCTGAAGTCGCAGCTGCCAGGCGGACTCACGCTCAATAGCCTGCAGCTTCTGGAGGCGGCGCCGGATCTGCGCGCTGCAGAGTTGCATCCCCGTCGCTATCGTCTGGAGTTTGAGGACGCGGCGCGAGCGGCGAGGGCTTGCCAGGCCCTGCAGAGCGCGCCGCCCAGCCTGGCCTTTGAAAAGCTGGATCGCAAGAAGAAGCGGGTACACAAGCTCAAGCGCGGACAGAGTCGCATGCGCGCCATGGAGCGAGCGCTTGGCGCCGCCCTGTCGGACATCGACCTTGATGGATCGCACTTGCGCTTTACGCTGCAGGCCCCTGGCGGCGGCGCCATCTCCCTGACCGATCTGCTGGTGCAATATCTCGAATTGCCGGTCAGCGAGTGGAATGTGCAATTGCGCATCGTCAAGGAGGCCAGCTCAGTATGA
- a CDS encoding single-stranded DNA-binding protein: MQNLALAILDGNLVADPEQKQVKDNRVVTTFRVAMNHEWGSREGNQQVSYVAVECWDKLAENCGKYLKKGNRVTVTGVIRQDRWKDQDGKSRSMIKVVARTVRFDTPPTRSESEDAKEAEAAA; this comes from the coding sequence ATGCAAAATTTGGCGCTTGCAATTCTGGATGGCAACCTGGTTGCCGATCCGGAGCAGAAGCAGGTGAAGGACAATCGCGTGGTAACGACCTTTCGGGTGGCCATGAATCACGAATGGGGATCGCGCGAGGGCAACCAGCAGGTAAGCTACGTAGCAGTTGAATGCTGGGACAAGCTGGCGGAGAACTGCGGGAAGTACCTGAAAAAGGGCAATCGGGTGACCGTGACCGGAGTGATCCGCCAGGATCGCTGGAAGGATCAAGACGGCAAATCGCGCAGCATGATCAAGGTGGTCGCGCGGACCGTTCGCTTTGATACGCCGCCGACCAGGTCGGAAAGCGAGGATGCAAAGGAGGCCGAAGCAGCGGCCTGA
- a CDS encoding UvrD-helicase domain-containing protein: MARDRARILPGFSKAQSDIILDPAPIKQVIAAAGSGKTRTVVGLIAYRLRAGLEAPGGVLALSFSRKAAAELRQRLPADVQSQAEVCTFHSFCYRRLRELAPQRVVGRALITEQERRDFLFERMREHAAQLDGMPFAALIDDPALFRRLHPHVALDVFRSFYCWKRAEERMEYEDLQQGLLSLLRRGGQEAEQLRRRYQLVIVDEFQDTDARQLEFLSLLRPARLVVVGDDWQSIYAFRGANLSSFLDFRKLFRGARLFRLADNFRSLRGVVHLGSAVIRGSSRQLRKRVRAVRGGARGLGPLALPVARGRERELAGLFHRFVEARLLVRTNYRRARWIQAGLDPERVLTVHKAKGLEFPAVFLDLVSGWSGAGRTGAEQALQADEEFRILYVAITRAENLVVVLHQPEYGENEREGFYWERWIGPHCRAADGLAVERALRREEQLRGAIQS; this comes from the coding sequence ATGGCCAGAGACAGAGCGCGCATCCTGCCGGGATTTTCGAAGGCGCAATCTGATATCATTCTGGATCCCGCGCCCATCAAACAGGTGATTGCCGCCGCCGGCAGCGGTAAAACGCGCACCGTTGTCGGCTTGATTGCCTACCGTCTGCGCGCAGGTCTCGAGGCGCCTGGCGGCGTGCTGGCGCTGAGCTTCAGTCGCAAAGCGGCGGCCGAACTTCGCCAGCGTCTGCCGGCGGACGTGCAGTCGCAGGCGGAAGTCTGCACCTTTCATTCCTTCTGCTACCGGCGTCTGCGCGAGCTGGCGCCGCAGCGCGTGGTCGGTCGCGCCTTAATTACGGAGCAGGAACGCCGCGATTTTCTCTTCGAGCGGATGCGCGAACATGCTGCGCAGCTGGACGGCATGCCCTTTGCGGCTTTGATCGATGATCCGGCGCTTTTTCGTCGCCTGCATCCGCATGTCGCCCTCGATGTCTTTCGCTCTTTCTATTGCTGGAAGCGGGCCGAGGAGCGCATGGAGTATGAAGACTTGCAGCAGGGATTGCTCAGCCTCTTGCGGCGCGGCGGACAGGAGGCGGAGCAACTGCGCCGTCGCTACCAGCTGGTCATTGTTGATGAATTTCAGGATACGGATGCCAGACAGCTGGAGTTTTTGAGTCTGCTGCGGCCCGCGCGACTGGTCGTCGTGGGCGACGACTGGCAAAGCATCTACGCCTTTCGCGGCGCAAACCTGTCGTCCTTTCTGGATTTTCGCAAGCTCTTTCGCGGCGCCCGCCTGTTTCGTCTGGCGGATAACTTTCGCAGCCTGCGCGGCGTGGTCCATCTGGGATCGGCGGTGATCCGCGGATCGAGCCGGCAATTGCGCAAAAGGGTGCGCGCCGTTCGCGGCGGTGCGCGCGGCCTGGGACCGCTGGCTTTGCCCGTGGCGCGCGGACGCGAGCGGGAGCTGGCCGGCCTGTTCCATCGCTTTGTGGAGGCCAGACTGTTGGTACGTACAAACTATCGGAGGGCGCGCTGGATTCAGGCCGGCCTTGACCCGGAGCGAGTTCTTACAGTGCATAAGGCCAAGGGTCTGGAATTCCCGGCGGTGTTTCTGGATCTGGTCTCCGGTTGGAGCGGGGCCGGGCGAACAGGCGCCGAGCAGGCGCTTCAGGCCGATGAAGAGTTTCGTATACTTTACGTAGCAATCACGCGAGCGGAGAATCTGGTCGTCGTCCTGCATCAGCCGGAATACGGCGAAAACGAGCGCGAAGGATTCTACTGGGAGCGCTGGATCGGGCCGCATTGTCGCGCAGCGGATGGGCTGGCGGTAGAGCGCGCCTTACGCCGCGAAGAGCAGCTGCGCGGCGCTATTCAATCGTAA
- a CDS encoding STAS domain-containing protein, whose amino-acid sequence MEFADNMLLIHENHQTEESRLSLVGALDLEASVDLKSALAQCLARPQRVVRIDMAQLQLLSSTGVGALMHFQQQFNAVGGRVILCNLSEVCLRVLMILELRDFFTIE is encoded by the coding sequence ATGGAGTTTGCAGACAATATGCTTCTGATTCACGAAAACCACCAGACGGAGGAGAGCAGGCTTTCGCTGGTCGGCGCGCTGGATCTGGAAGCCTCCGTCGATTTGAAAAGCGCACTGGCCCAGTGCCTGGCGCGTCCGCAGAGAGTGGTGCGCATCGATATGGCGCAATTGCAGCTGCTCAGCTCCACCGGCGTGGGCGCCCTGATGCATTTCCAGCAGCAGTTCAATGCCGTCGGCGGACGGGTAATTCTCTGCAATCTATCCGAGGTCTGCCTGCGCGTCCTGATGATCCTGGAATTGCGCGATTTCTTTACGATTGAATAG
- the speD gene encoding adenosylmethionine decarboxylase has product MVDPLGAHYIIELWGCEATALNDLPAIRSTLLEAARRAEATIIDDRFHQFAPQGVSGVVVIAESHLSIHTWPELGYAALDLFTCNLHMPLEECLDMIRQAFQPSDMEVKRIERGIRPLAAVGAPGKGSAS; this is encoded by the coding sequence TTGGTCGATCCACTTGGCGCTCATTACATCATTGAACTCTGGGGTTGCGAGGCGACAGCCTTGAACGATCTACCTGCCATTCGCAGCACGCTGCTGGAAGCAGCCCGCCGCGCAGAGGCCACCATCATCGACGATCGCTTCCACCAGTTCGCACCACAGGGCGTTTCCGGAGTGGTGGTCATTGCCGAATCGCACCTCAGCATTCACACCTGGCCAGAACTGGGCTACGCCGCCCTCGATCTATTTACCTGCAATCTGCATATGCCCCTGGAAGAGTGCCTGGATATGATCCGCCAGGCGTTCCAACCGTCCGATATGGAAGTAAAGCGAATCGAACGCGGCATCCGTCCGCTGGCCGCAGTGGGCGCGCCCGGCAAAGGCTCGGCCAGCTGA
- a CDS encoding 2-oxoacid:ferredoxin oxidoreductase subunit beta produces MSATALTKKDFVNDQEVRWCPGCGDYAILAAIQKTMPELGVAREKIVFVSGIGCSSRFPYYMNTYGFHTIHGRAPTIATGLALARPDLSIWVITGDGDALSIGGNHLIHAMRRNVNIKVLLFNNQTYGLTKGQYSPTSHPGTISKSTPYGSVDQPFSATAVALGAGATFVARTYDKDARHMSDVFKRAHEHKGAAFVEILQNCVIFNDGVFEDIVGKDQRVDHMLHLQHGERLRFGKDNQKGLAITDFAAEVVDAASGRLDDVAVHREDLQNPGYAFLLSHLMQPEFPEPVGVFRSVEKPGYESAVIAQIEEQTARRGRGNLDALLRSGDTWQIH; encoded by the coding sequence ATGAGCGCAACTGCACTGACCAAAAAAGACTTCGTCAATGACCAGGAGGTGCGCTGGTGCCCTGGCTGCGGCGACTATGCCATCCTGGCGGCCATCCAGAAAACGATGCCCGAGCTGGGCGTGGCGCGCGAGAAGATTGTCTTTGTCTCCGGCATTGGCTGCTCTTCGCGCTTTCCCTACTACATGAATACGTATGGATTCCATACAATCCATGGGCGCGCGCCGACCATCGCCACCGGCCTGGCCCTGGCGCGTCCGGATCTTTCGATCTGGGTCATCACCGGCGACGGCGACGCGCTGTCGATTGGCGGCAACCACCTGATCCATGCCATGCGGCGCAATGTGAATATCAAGGTGCTGTTGTTTAACAACCAGACCTATGGCCTGACCAAGGGCCAGTATTCGCCCACCAGTCACCCTGGCACCATCTCCAAGTCCACGCCCTATGGTTCGGTGGATCAGCCCTTCTCTGCTACGGCCGTGGCCCTGGGCGCTGGCGCGACCTTTGTTGCGCGCACCTATGATAAAGACGCCAGACACATGAGCGATGTGTTCAAGCGCGCCCATGAGCACAAGGGCGCCGCCTTCGTTGAGATTCTGCAAAACTGTGTTATCTTCAACGACGGCGTATTCGAGGATATCGTCGGCAAGGACCAGCGCGTCGACCACATGCTGCACCTGCAGCATGGCGAACGTTTGCGCTTTGGCAAAGACAACCAGAAGGGCCTGGCCATCACCGACTTTGCTGCGGAGGTGGTCGATGCGGCCAGCGGTCGTCTCGACGACGTGGCCGTGCACCGCGAAGATCTGCAGAATCCAGGCTACGCCTTCCTGCTCTCGCATCTGATGCAGCCGGAATTTCCAGAGCCGGTTGGCGTCTTTCGTTCCGTGGAAAAGCCGGGCTACGAGTCGGCGGTCATCGCTCAAATTGAAGAGCAGACTGCACGACGCGGTCGCGGCAATTTGGACGCACTGCTGCGCTCCGGCGACACCTGGCAAATCCACTGA
- a CDS encoding 2-oxoacid:acceptor oxidoreductase subunit alpha, whose product MSSGASPVHSQNERQVKHETIESAIVRFAGDSGDGMQITGAQFTTTTGVAGNDLMTFPDFPAEIRAPVGTLGGVSGFQIHFSSRDIHTPGDLIDVLVAMNPAALKVNLKDLRPGGVLLVNTDAFDERNLSRVGYSSNPLEDPAVAEKYQLIRAPITKLTRTALEGLELQQNHMDRCKNFFALGVAYWLYQRDPETTTHWIKDKFKKNETFVEANLRALRAGYNFAEASELFTSRYEVRDAHFEPGLYRNINGATAIALGLIAGADRAGLELLYAGYPITPASDILHELSKHKNFGVKTFQAEDEIAAAGAAIGASYGGSLGVTASAGPGINLKLEAMNLAMITELPLVVINAQRAGPSTGLPTKTEQGDLLQSFFGRNGESPIPILASATPADSFDCSIEAVRLAVEFMTPVMYLSELFLIFGSEPWRVPSADSLPVIRHNQIQAGEDPAAFHTYARDEKTLARRWAIPGIPGFEHRVGGLEKDALSGAVSYDPDNHERMALTRQQKIENIANFIPEQSVYGEESGQLLILGWGGTHGAIRAAVEELKREGVSVSHAHLRYLNPFPRNLGEILKRFDTILIPELNLGQLSWLIRARFLREVVGLHKVKGRPFLVGEIKAKAMELLGRN is encoded by the coding sequence ATGAGTTCAGGCGCCAGCCCGGTGCACAGCCAGAACGAACGCCAGGTCAAGCACGAGACCATTGAAAGCGCCATAGTCCGTTTTGCCGGGGACTCCGGCGACGGCATGCAAATCACCGGCGCTCAGTTCACCACCACCACCGGCGTAGCCGGCAACGACCTGATGACCTTTCCCGATTTCCCGGCGGAGATCCGCGCGCCGGTGGGCACCCTGGGCGGGGTCTCCGGCTTTCAGATCCACTTTTCCAGCCGCGACATCCACACCCCGGGCGACCTGATTGATGTGCTGGTGGCGATGAACCCGGCGGCGCTGAAGGTCAACCTCAAGGACTTGCGTCCGGGCGGCGTTTTGCTGGTCAACACCGACGCCTTTGATGAGCGCAATCTGAGCCGCGTCGGCTACAGCTCCAATCCGCTGGAGGATCCGGCGGTGGCCGAGAAGTACCAGCTGATTCGCGCGCCCATCACGAAGCTGACGCGCACTGCGCTGGAAGGCCTGGAGCTGCAGCAAAACCACATGGATCGCTGTAAGAACTTCTTTGCCCTGGGCGTGGCCTACTGGCTCTACCAGCGCGATCCGGAAACGACCACGCACTGGATCAAAGACAAATTTAAGAAAAACGAAACGTTTGTAGAGGCGAACCTTCGCGCGCTGCGCGCCGGCTACAATTTTGCCGAAGCCAGCGAACTGTTCACCTCCCGCTACGAGGTGCGCGACGCCCATTTTGAGCCCGGCCTCTACCGCAACATCAACGGCGCCACGGCCATCGCCCTTGGCCTGATTGCCGGGGCCGATCGCGCCGGTCTGGAACTGCTCTACGCCGGCTATCCAATCACGCCGGCCTCGGACATTTTGCACGAGCTTTCCAAACACAAAAACTTTGGCGTGAAGACCTTTCAGGCCGAGGACGAGATTGCCGCCGCTGGCGCAGCAATTGGCGCCAGCTACGGCGGTTCGCTGGGCGTAACGGCTTCCGCCGGCCCGGGCATCAATCTCAAGCTGGAAGCGATGAACCTGGCGATGATCACCGAGTTGCCGCTGGTGGTGATCAACGCCCAGCGCGCCGGTCCCTCCACCGGTCTGCCAACCAAGACCGAACAGGGCGATCTATTGCAGTCCTTCTTTGGACGCAACGGCGAAAGTCCGATTCCAATTCTGGCATCGGCCACGCCGGCGGACAGTTTCGATTGCAGCATTGAGGCCGTGCGTCTGGCCGTTGAGTTCATGACGCCGGTCATGTATCTCTCCGAGCTCTTCTTGATCTTTGGCTCCGAGCCCTGGCGCGTTCCCAGCGCCGACTCGCTGCCAGTCATTCGCCACAACCAGATCCAGGCCGGCGAAGATCCGGCCGCCTTTCATACCTATGCCCGCGATGAAAAAACCCTGGCGCGACGCTGGGCGATACCCGGCATCCCCGGCTTCGAGCATCGCGTCGGCGGCCTGGAAAAGGATGCGCTCAGCGGCGCGGTCAGCTACGATCCCGATAACCACGAACGCATGGCGCTCACTCGCCAGCAGAAGATCGAAAACATTGCCAATTTCATCCCCGAGCAAAGCGTCTACGGCGAAGAATCGGGCCAGCTTTTGATTCTGGGCTGGGGCGGAACCCATGGCGCAATCCGCGCCGCGGTCGAGGAACTGAAGCGCGAGGGCGTCAGCGTCTCCCACGCCCATCTGCGCTACTTGAATCCCTTCCCGCGCAATCTGGGCGAGATCCTCAAACGCTTTGATACAATTCTGATCCCCGAATTGAATCTCGGTCAATTGTCCTGGCTGATCCGCGCCCGCTTTTTGCGCGAGGTTGTTGGTTTGCACAAGGTCAAGGGCCGGCCTTTTCTGGTTGGCGAGATCAAAGCAAAAGCCATGGAACTGCTGGGACGCAACTGA
- a CDS encoding IS3 family transposase, with translation MAAKRELVRRHLAAEFGIEKSCKALGLSVSTFYYQSRPAKQAISDAALLRRIEQILLRLPASGYRSFTRILRRKIRVNKKRVYRIMSENALIPRKKRKSDGKKKSGGGRRHPNLLRSAKIKNPGQALVGDITSYLVDGQKRHLATLKDHCSRRIVGRAASDRIDTELVLRALIDARRRRRSLRGCIHHTDRDSVYRFARYQATLKRFGMRCSMIERSVYENASAESFNKTVKYEEINLSDYASPAEADRAVFLFIRRYNHYRPHSSLNGMTPVEFEKLCRT, from the coding sequence ATTGCAGCGAAACGGGAGCTGGTCCGGCGCCATCTCGCCGCTGAGTTCGGGATCGAAAAAAGCTGCAAAGCGCTCGGGCTGAGCGTATCCACCTTTTACTATCAAAGCCGCCCGGCGAAACAGGCGATTTCGGATGCTGCTTTGCTGCGCCGAATCGAACAAATCCTGTTGCGACTTCCCGCCTCCGGCTATCGTTCCTTTACGCGGATTCTTCGCCGTAAGATCCGCGTAAACAAGAAGCGGGTCTATCGGATCATGAGCGAAAATGCTCTGATTCCCCGGAAAAAGCGGAAGTCTGATGGGAAAAAGAAGAGCGGCGGCGGCCGGCGCCATCCAAACCTGCTCCGCTCCGCAAAGATCAAGAATCCCGGCCAGGCGCTGGTCGGCGACATCACTTCCTATCTGGTCGATGGACAGAAGCGCCATCTCGCCACTTTGAAGGACCATTGCTCGCGGCGGATCGTCGGTCGCGCTGCATCGGATCGAATTGACACGGAACTTGTACTGCGGGCCCTCATTGATGCCAGGCGCCGTCGCCGGAGTCTCCGCGGCTGCATTCACCACACCGACCGCGATTCGGTGTATCGCTTCGCGAGGTATCAGGCGACGCTGAAACGCTTCGGGATGCGCTGTTCAATGATCGAGAGAAGCGTCTACGAGAATGCAAGCGCTGAGTCCTTTAACAAGACCGTAAAATATGAGGAGATTAATCTTTCCGATTACGCCAGCCCGGCGGAAGCTGATCGCGCCGTCTTCCTCTTCATCCGCCGCTACAACCATTACCGCCCACACTCAAGCCTGAACGGAATGACCCCTGTCGAATTCGAAAAACTCTGTAGAACTTAA
- a CDS encoding transposase: MIKRRNFSREFKKRIVLEVVSGLSPMTWIARREGIAAATISNWRDELNTGTFRSEHRTEIELRKRIKELEGALADIALENHILKKTEELSRELQRNGSWSGAISPLSSGSKKAAKRSG, encoded by the coding sequence GTGATCAAAAGGCGGAATTTTTCACGCGAATTCAAGAAGAGGATCGTCTTGGAGGTTGTATCGGGATTGAGCCCGATGACTTGGATAGCCCGAAGGGAGGGCATCGCCGCCGCTACGATTTCGAATTGGCGCGATGAACTTAATACCGGGACTTTCCGCTCGGAGCATAGAACCGAGATCGAGTTGCGCAAGCGCATCAAGGAGCTGGAAGGGGCGTTGGCGGACATCGCCCTGGAGAATCATATTCTAAAAAAAACGGAAGAACTTTCCAGAGAATTGCAGCGAAACGGGAGCTGGTCCGGCGCCATCTCGCCGCTGAGTTCGGGATCGAAAAAAGCTGCAAAGCGCTCGGGCTGA
- a CDS encoding M48 family metallopeptidase, translated as MMMTHLLEPTHNERFIALLSQHYPTSIEARAEINALPLAPEIWKE; from the coding sequence ATGATGATGACGCATCTTCTTGAACCGACCCATAACGAGCGGTTTATTGCACTTCTCAGCCAACACTATCCGACCAGTATCGAAGCCCGCGCTGAAATCAATGCGTTGCCGCTTGCACCCGAAATCTGGAAAGAATAG